A segment of the Halovivax limisalsi genome:
CCCCGGATCGTCGCCCGCCGACTCGTCCGGTCGCCTGACCAGCGCCGTCTCCACCTCGACCGTCCCGCTCGCGGGATCGAGCGCCCGGCCGATCCCGAGTACGCCGGCCAGCCCCAGGGCGTACCCGGCGCTGGCGGCGCTCTCGAGGACGGTTCGGCGATCGATTCGCCCGTTACCGTCGCCCCGTTTCTCCGGCCGGTCGCTCGGCTGACCCGCAGCTTCCGACCCCGGTGCTGCTCCGGACATGGCCCTGCCTCTCACGCGTCGACGGTCGCCGGTCGACTGACGCGCTACTATTCCACGCGAGTGAGGTCATTGGTGGTTGTGCTTGCAGTCTGACGGCATCGGTCGGAATCGGCGCCAGGTCGACGCGGCGCCTTCGTTCAGCGCCGCTTCGACGAATGGAAAAGGGTATGGGCCGGACACTCCCACGAGATGGTATGAAGGTTCGAATCGGTGCGGCGGCCTCCGAGGCCGAGGCCTCGGCGATCGCCACCGCCATGGCCGAACACGTCGGCGGGTCGGTGTCCGTCTTCGTCGGCGACGCGACGGAGCCGGCCGCCGAAGCGGCGCCGACCGACGGGCGCGAGCGCGGGTCGAACGGGGCAGGATCCGGAGGCAGTGCGGGGTCCGGGAATGGCGTCTCTGCACCGTCGGCACCGGCGCCGGACGACCTCGGGCCGACGGAGCGCGAGGAGCGCCTCCGCGAGGAGATCGCCGAGATCCTCGAGGGCGGCCCGGAGAAGTACAAGGAGCAACTCCCCGAGGAGGACAAGCTGTTCGTCCGCGACCGGATCGACCTCTGGTTCGGTGGCGAGGGCAACGACCTGCTCTTCGAGGACGGCCGGTTCGCCGAGTTCGACGCCGACGACCAGCTGCCGGCGGACGGCCTGATCACGGGCGCCGCGACGTTCGAGGACCGGGACGTCCACTTCATGGCCAACGACTACACGGTCAAGCGCGGGTCGATGGCCGCCAAGGGCGTCGAGAAGTTCCTCCGGATGCAACAGCGCGCTCTGAAGACGGGTCAGCCGGTGCTGTACCTCATGGACTCCTCGGGCGGCCGGATCGACCAGCAGACGGGCTTCTTCGCGAACCGCGAGGGGATCGGGAAGTACTACTACAACCACTCGATGCTCTCGGGTCGGGTGCCCCAGATCTGCGTGCTCTACGGCCCCTGTATCGCCGGTGCGGCCTACACGCCGGTCTTCGCCGACTTCACGATCATGGTCGAGGGGATGTCCGCGATGGCGATCGCCTCGCCCCGGATGGTTCAGATGGTCACCGGCGAGGACATCAGCATGCAGGACCTCGGCGGCGCGTCGGTCCACGCCAGCGAGTCGGGCAGCGCCGACCTCGTCGCCCGCGACGAGGAGCACGCCCGCGAACTCGTCTCGCAGCTGATCACGTACCTGCCGAACAACTCCGACGAGCAGCCGCCGCGGACGGCCGGTGGGCCGCCGGCGAAGTCGCCGGCCGGCATCGACTCGATCATCCCGCAGGAACCCAACCGCGGCTACGACATGGTCGACCTGATCGACCGGGTCGTCGACGAGGGCTCGTTCTTCGAACTCCGACCCGACTACGGGAAAGAGATCATCACGGCCTACGCCCGGATCGACGGCCGGCCGGTCGGCATCGTCGCCAACCAGCCGGCCCACCGCGCGGGCGCGATCTTCCCCGACGCGGCGGAGAAGGCGGCGGAGTTCATCTGGAAGTCCGACGCGTTCAACGTGCCGATCCTGTACCTCTGTGACACGCCCGGGTTCATGGCCGGCTCGCAGGTCGAGAAGGACGCCATCCTCGAGAAGGGCAAGAAGTTCATCTACGCCACGTCATCGGCGACGGTGCCCAAGCAGACGGTCGTCGTGCGCAAGGCCTACGGCGCGGGCATCTACGCGATGGGCGGCCCGGCCTACGACCCCGAGAGCGTCATCGGCCTCCCCTCCGGCGAGATCGCGATCATGGGCCCCGAAGCCGCGATCAACGCGGTCTACGCGCGCAAGCTCTCCGAGATCGAGGACGAGGACGAACGCGCCGAGATGGAGGCCGAACTGCGCGAGGAGTACCGCGAGGACATCGACATCCACCGGATGGCGAGCGAAGTCGTCATCGACGAGATCGTGCCCCCGAGCGAGCTCCGG
Coding sequences within it:
- a CDS encoding acyl-CoA carboxylase subunit beta, with the protein product MKVRIGAAASEAEASAIATAMAEHVGGSVSVFVGDATEPAAEAAPTDGRERGSNGAGSGGSAGSGNGVSAPSAPAPDDLGPTEREERLREEIAEILEGGPEKYKEQLPEEDKLFVRDRIDLWFGGEGNDLLFEDGRFAEFDADDQLPADGLITGAATFEDRDVHFMANDYTVKRGSMAAKGVEKFLRMQQRALKTGQPVLYLMDSSGGRIDQQTGFFANREGIGKYYYNHSMLSGRVPQICVLYGPCIAGAAYTPVFADFTIMVEGMSAMAIASPRMVQMVTGEDISMQDLGGASVHASESGSADLVARDEEHARELVSQLITYLPNNSDEQPPRTAGGPPAKSPAGIDSIIPQEPNRGYDMVDLIDRVVDEGSFFELRPDYGKEIITAYARIDGRPVGIVANQPAHRAGAIFPDAAEKAAEFIWKSDAFNVPILYLCDTPGFMAGSQVEKDAILEKGKKFIYATSSATVPKQTVVVRKAYGAGIYAMGGPAYDPESVIGLPSGEIAIMGPEAAINAVYARKLSEIEDEDERAEMEAELREEYREDIDIHRMASEVVIDEIVPPSELRTELANRFAFYEGIEKELPSKKHGTIL